In Stigmatella aurantiaca, the following proteins share a genomic window:
- a CDS encoding phospholipase D-like domain-containing protein, whose translation MRPLQAELLQGRALYREVVLGKLAHARESVWVATANVKAMFVEQGGQFAPVLELFDRLAARGVALRLLHAELPSRPFREAFDARSRLVRGGLELKVCPRVHFKAVVVDGAWAYVGSANLTGAGLGAKGEDVRNFELGFVTEDFDVIDRVTALYAAVWDGAECRGCRLKAVCPDPILSSVGKPAKTREPGAIRLGQSRRLRR comes from the coding sequence ATGCGGCCTCTCCAGGCAGAACTCCTCCAGGGCCGGGCGCTCTACCGGGAAGTGGTGCTGGGCAAGCTGGCGCACGCCCGGGAGTCCGTGTGGGTGGCCACCGCGAACGTGAAGGCGATGTTCGTGGAGCAGGGGGGCCAGTTCGCCCCGGTGCTGGAGCTGTTCGACCGGCTGGCGGCGCGCGGGGTGGCGCTGCGGCTGCTGCACGCGGAGCTGCCCAGCCGGCCCTTCCGCGAGGCGTTCGACGCGCGCTCCCGGCTGGTGCGCGGGGGGCTGGAGCTGAAGGTGTGCCCGCGCGTGCACTTCAAGGCGGTGGTGGTGGATGGGGCGTGGGCCTACGTGGGCAGCGCGAACCTCACCGGCGCGGGGCTGGGCGCCAAGGGGGAGGATGTCCGCAACTTCGAGCTGGGCTTCGTCACCGAGGACTTCGACGTCATCGACCGCGTCACGGCGCTGTATGCGGCGGTGTGGGATGGGGCCGAGTGCCGGGGCTGCCGGCTGAAGGCGGTCTGTCCGGACCCGATCTTGTCCTCTGTCGGGAAGCCGGCAAAAACGCGGGAGCCCGGCGCCATCCGCCTGGGCCAGTCCCGGCGCCTCCGGCGCTGA
- a CDS encoding aldehyde dehydrogenase family protein: MMENANKVAPVPEDFVDPKRVRAVFEAQRAHRWTMSRTTAAERIARLRKLKTAILERREALAAAIHADFRKPGMEVDLSEVQAVMGELNHTVKHLKAWMKPQRVGTPPLLAGTVSHIRPEAKGVVLIISPWNYPFALAINPLIAAVAAGNCVVLKPSEKTPHTAAFLETLVRDVFEEREVALLRGGAALGDALLEQPFDHFFFTGNPRIGQRVMMAAARHLAGVTLELGGKSPVIVDASADVKAAAERIMWGKCLNAGQTCIAPDYIFVHASREREFLEHAKQTLAAFYGAEEKARQDSPDFARLVDDGAFQRIRDVIARSVASGAKLEVGGQEDAAARYVAPTLLSGVRPDMAVMEAEIFGPVLPILTFRELDEVYGHINAGGKPLALYIFSQDGRRVDEILQRTTSGGAVVNNVLLQFVNPNLPFGGVGMSGLGNYHGHHGFRTFSHERAVMTQALPSAASVFYPPYTGKGVKGLAARLARWLE, encoded by the coding sequence ATGATGGAAAACGCGAACAAGGTGGCGCCGGTACCCGAGGACTTCGTGGACCCGAAGCGCGTGCGCGCGGTGTTCGAGGCCCAGCGGGCCCACCGCTGGACGATGTCGCGCACCACGGCCGCGGAGCGCATCGCGCGGCTGCGCAAGCTCAAGACGGCCATCCTGGAGCGGCGCGAGGCGCTGGCGGCCGCCATCCACGCGGACTTCCGCAAGCCGGGCATGGAGGTGGACCTGTCGGAAGTGCAGGCGGTGATGGGGGAGCTGAACCACACGGTGAAGCACCTCAAGGCGTGGATGAAGCCCCAGCGCGTGGGCACCCCGCCGCTGCTGGCGGGCACCGTGAGCCACATCCGCCCCGAGGCCAAGGGCGTGGTGCTCATCATCTCCCCGTGGAACTACCCGTTCGCGCTGGCCATCAACCCGCTCATCGCCGCGGTGGCCGCGGGCAACTGCGTGGTGCTCAAGCCCAGCGAGAAGACGCCCCACACCGCCGCCTTCCTGGAGACGCTCGTCCGGGACGTGTTCGAGGAGCGCGAGGTGGCGCTGCTGCGCGGCGGCGCGGCCCTGGGCGATGCGCTGCTGGAGCAGCCCTTCGACCACTTCTTCTTCACGGGCAACCCGCGCATCGGCCAGCGGGTGATGATGGCCGCGGCGCGGCACCTGGCCGGGGTGACACTGGAGCTGGGCGGCAAGTCCCCGGTCATCGTGGATGCCAGTGCGGACGTGAAGGCCGCGGCCGAGCGCATCATGTGGGGCAAGTGCCTCAACGCGGGGCAGACGTGCATCGCCCCGGACTACATCTTCGTCCACGCCTCGCGGGAGCGGGAGTTCCTGGAGCACGCCAAGCAGACCCTGGCGGCCTTCTACGGCGCCGAGGAGAAGGCGCGCCAGGACAGCCCGGACTTCGCCCGGCTGGTGGACGACGGGGCATTCCAGCGCATCCGGGACGTGATTGCCCGCTCGGTGGCCTCGGGGGCGAAGCTCGAGGTGGGCGGCCAGGAGGATGCCGCGGCGCGGTATGTGGCCCCCACGCTGCTGTCGGGCGTGCGGCCGGACATGGCCGTCATGGAGGCGGAAATCTTCGGCCCCGTGCTGCCCATCCTGACGTTCCGCGAGCTGGACGAGGTGTACGGCCACATCAACGCGGGCGGAAAGCCCCTGGCCCTCTACATCTTCAGCCAGGATGGCCGGCGCGTGGACGAGATTCTCCAGCGCACCACCTCGGGCGGGGCGGTGGTGAACAACGTGCTCCTGCAGTTCGTCAACCCGAACCTGCCCTTTGGCGGCGTGGGCATGAGTGGCCTGGGCAACTACCACGGCCACCACGGCTTCCGGACGTTCAGCCACGAGCGCGCGGTGATGACGCAGGCGCTGCCCTCGGCCGCCTCGGTCTTCTACCCCCCCTACACGGGAAAGGGCGTGAAGGGGCTTGCGGCGCGGCTGGCGCGTTGGCTTGAGTAA
- a CDS encoding aldehyde dehydrogenase family protein codes for MRLVVPEAAEDTHQPLRDSFARLQARRWDMAQTNAAERLSRLARLKTNLLARREALAEALFADFRKPRAEVESTEVLPVLLELAHTARHLKTWMKPRRVGAPLLLAGTRSEVHAEAKGVVLILSPWNYPFCLAINPLIAAVAAGNCVMLKPSERTPHTAAFLEALVRDTFEPSEVTVVQGGPEVGDALLQLPFDHFFFTGGGRVGQKVMAAAARHLASVTLELGGKSPVIVDATADVKAAAERIIWGKFVNAGQTCIAPDHVYVHASREEELLAGMKDALERFYGRTEEARRASPDLCRMVDAAAFTRVRGLLDRTVQAGARLVAGGGVDAASRYIAPTVLADVTARSPVMEEEIFGPLLPVLRYEQTDALVESLRADGKPLALYLFSQDEAAVDFLLKRTSAGGTVVNNVLLQVTNPHLPFGGVGPSGLGAYHGEEGFRELSHARAVLWQGRASLAHFFFPPYTGKAQQLARLASRMFE; via the coding sequence ATGCGCCTCGTGGTACCGGAAGCAGCCGAGGACACCCACCAGCCCCTGCGGGACTCCTTCGCGCGGCTCCAGGCGCGCCGCTGGGACATGGCCCAGACGAACGCGGCGGAGCGGCTCTCCCGGCTCGCGCGGCTGAAGACGAACCTGCTGGCCCGGCGCGAGGCGCTCGCCGAGGCCCTGTTCGCGGACTTCCGCAAGCCGCGCGCGGAGGTGGAGAGCACCGAGGTGCTGCCGGTGCTGCTGGAGCTGGCGCACACCGCCCGGCACCTGAAGACGTGGATGAAGCCGCGCCGGGTGGGCGCCCCGCTGCTGCTGGCCGGCACGCGCAGCGAGGTGCACGCCGAGGCCAAGGGCGTGGTGCTCATCCTCTCGCCGTGGAACTACCCGTTCTGCCTGGCCATCAACCCGCTCATCGCCGCGGTGGCCGCGGGCAACTGCGTGATGCTCAAGCCCAGCGAGCGCACGCCGCACACGGCCGCGTTCCTGGAGGCGCTGGTGCGTGACACCTTCGAGCCTTCCGAGGTGACGGTGGTGCAGGGCGGCCCGGAGGTGGGCGATGCGCTGCTGCAGCTTCCCTTCGACCACTTCTTCTTCACGGGCGGCGGCCGCGTGGGCCAGAAGGTGATGGCCGCGGCGGCGCGGCACCTGGCCAGCGTGACGCTGGAGCTGGGCGGCAAGTCCCCGGTCATCGTGGATGCCACCGCGGACGTGAAGGCCGCGGCCGAGCGCATCATCTGGGGCAAGTTCGTCAACGCGGGGCAGACGTGCATCGCCCCGGACCATGTGTACGTGCACGCCTCGCGCGAGGAGGAGCTGCTCGCGGGCATGAAGGATGCGCTGGAGCGCTTCTACGGCAGGACGGAGGAGGCCCGCCGCGCCAGCCCCGACCTGTGCCGCATGGTGGATGCCGCGGCCTTCACCCGGGTGCGGGGCCTGCTGGACCGGACGGTGCAGGCCGGCGCACGGCTCGTGGCCGGCGGGGGCGTGGACGCGGCGAGCCGCTACATCGCCCCCACGGTGCTCGCGGACGTGACGGCGCGCTCGCCGGTGATGGAGGAGGAAATCTTCGGGCCGCTCTTGCCGGTGCTGCGCTACGAGCAGACGGACGCGCTCGTGGAGAGCCTGCGCGCGGACGGCAAGCCCCTGGCCCTCTACCTCTTCAGCCAGGACGAGGCCGCGGTGGACTTCCTGCTCAAGCGCACGAGCGCGGGGGGGACGGTGGTGAACAACGTCCTCTTGCAAGTCACCAACCCGCACCTGCCCTTCGGGGGCGTGGGCCCCAGTGGCCTGGGCGCCTACCACGGCGAGGAGGGCTTCCGGGAGCTGAGCCACGCGCGCGCCGTGCTCTGGCAGGGGCGCGCCTCGCTCGCGCACTTCTTCTTTCCCCCGTACACCGGCAAGGCCCAGCAGCTCGCGCGCCTCGCCAGCCGCATGTTCGAGTAA
- a CDS encoding phenylalanine--tRNA ligase beta subunit-related protein: MLTFEPHPLLDPLAFTTTLPAPLSALPSPDWLTALLKAQAQAPLASDDAVRGAVRDVLRHGGYKPTGRGKPASEYLVRAAGDGTLGTINAAVDACNAVSLHSGLPISVVDLDRARAPFRVGIAPEGAQYVFNASGQTIELSGLLCLFDAEGPCSNAVKDAQRTKTSPDTRRTLTVLWGAKALGDRTERAFTWYRELLERLGATVERLPGA, encoded by the coding sequence GTGCTGACCTTCGAGCCCCACCCCCTGTTGGATCCGCTGGCCTTCACCACCACCCTGCCCGCGCCGCTCTCCGCGCTGCCCTCGCCGGACTGGCTGACGGCCCTGCTGAAGGCCCAGGCGCAGGCCCCCCTGGCCAGCGACGACGCGGTGCGGGGCGCCGTGCGCGACGTGCTCCGCCACGGGGGCTACAAGCCCACCGGCCGCGGTAAGCCCGCCTCGGAGTACCTCGTGCGCGCCGCGGGGGACGGGACGCTGGGCACCATCAACGCCGCGGTGGACGCCTGCAACGCCGTCTCCCTGCACAGTGGCCTGCCCATCAGCGTGGTGGACCTGGACCGGGCCCGGGCCCCCTTCCGCGTGGGCATCGCCCCCGAGGGCGCGCAGTACGTCTTCAACGCCTCGGGGCAGACCATCGAGCTGTCCGGGCTCCTGTGCCTCTTCGACGCGGAGGGCCCCTGCTCCAACGCGGTGAAGGATGCCCAGCGCACGAAGACGTCCCCGGACACCCGCCGCACCCTCACCGTGCTGTGGGGGGCGAAGGCGCTGGGCGACCGCACGGAGCGCGCGTTCACCTGGTACCGCGAGCTGCTCGAGCGCCTGGGCGCCACGGTGGAGCGGCTGCCCGGCGCTTAG
- a CDS encoding gluconokinase, which yields MVVILMGVSGAGKTTIGRLLAHTLGWRFLEGDDFHPPANVAKMHAGVPLTDEDREPWLETLRGVLAEAVARGENVVLACSALRARYRQVLSVDPAQVRWVYLRGSPSLIAQRLAARRGHFMPPSLLDSQFNVLEEPQDALGVDVSQGQRAVIDTLRAGLRI from the coding sequence ATGGTGGTCATTCTCATGGGCGTATCAGGGGCAGGCAAGACGACCATTGGCCGCCTGTTGGCCCATACCCTCGGATGGCGCTTCCTGGAAGGGGATGATTTTCATCCTCCCGCGAACGTCGCGAAGATGCACGCGGGGGTGCCGCTCACCGACGAGGACCGCGAGCCGTGGCTGGAGACGCTGCGCGGCGTGCTCGCCGAGGCGGTGGCGCGGGGCGAGAACGTGGTGCTGGCCTGCTCGGCGCTGCGCGCGCGTTACCGGCAGGTGCTCTCGGTGGATCCGGCGCAGGTGCGGTGGGTGTACCTCCGGGGCTCTCCTTCGCTGATTGCCCAGCGGCTGGCGGCCCGCCGGGGCCACTTCATGCCGCCGAGCCTCCTGGACAGCCAGTTCAACGTGCTGGAGGAGCCCCAGGACGCGCTGGGGGTGGACGTTTCCCAGGGCCAACGGGCTGTCATCGACACCCTTCGTGCGGGGCTGCGCATCTAA
- a CDS encoding ATP-binding protein → MEADALRYRMLAQHLRAVIFQLDARGHFTVLGASWEELTDLKVASTLGTSLVDALHPVDREPVRGWLCALAAREQEGFRHEVRILTRTGTCWVELFAQASPSLAGEVVGILTDISERRRAQDAVTTRERCLAAVVEVQRRLLMHEPEGYLYQDILAPLGRASGASRAYVFEAHRDVMGRLRVTQRAEWCMAGIAARSQMPGEIALEEELFPEQAALLSAGQPLQFLASETPPRFRAGLARQGILSALLLPVRVNGEVFGFIGFDNCVEAHRWEAVAVSLLAGAAGALSLALEQRSTDALRARAEATLRRTEAGFHLLIEGFPDPVMVHANLHVLYANPAAVRYLGYEGQAGLVGLPLQRLLPLKDQDSLMRHVAEARSGLTSVRASDVTLMRADGQEVVADIVTLEMTFEGWPALVTIARDFTERKQMQARLMLSDRMASMGTLSAGIAHELNNPLSYVIANLEFVHATLQPEEFDLARVPDWRQALEEARQGAERVRQIVRQLKTFSRVEEERQEQVDLHRVLDSVAQMATSEVKHRARLVKEYGPLPAITGNDGKLFQVFLNLVINAAHAIPEGGVDENEIRLVTVEDARGWAVVEVRDTGGGIAPENLGRIFDPFFTTKPQGVGTGLGLSICLTLVRAHGGDITVESTVGRGTVFRVSLPPSRHEQGTRPEPAVAAVPTRMRVLIVDDEPQVAAALGRLLEDHVVDIAHGGAQGLDLLLLGEQYDVIFCDLLMPELTGMDFHAEVSARLPALAHRFIFMTGGGFTPRAREFLANGAHRVLDKPFDKADVQRLMIEVLSHCR, encoded by the coding sequence ATGGAAGCGGATGCGCTGCGCTATCGCATGCTGGCCCAACACCTGCGTGCGGTCATTTTCCAGCTGGACGCGCGTGGCCACTTCACCGTCCTGGGCGCCTCGTGGGAGGAGCTGACGGATCTCAAGGTGGCCTCGACGCTGGGCACCTCGCTCGTGGATGCGCTGCACCCGGTGGACCGCGAGCCGGTGCGCGGCTGGCTGTGCGCGCTGGCGGCGCGGGAGCAGGAGGGCTTCCGGCACGAGGTGCGCATCCTCACCCGCACGGGCACCTGCTGGGTGGAGCTGTTCGCCCAGGCCTCGCCGTCCCTGGCCGGGGAGGTGGTGGGCATCCTCACGGACATCTCCGAGCGCCGCCGGGCGCAGGATGCCGTCACCACCCGGGAGCGCTGCCTGGCCGCCGTGGTGGAGGTGCAGCGCCGGCTGCTGATGCATGAGCCCGAGGGCTACCTCTACCAGGACATCCTCGCCCCGCTGGGGCGGGCCTCGGGCGCCAGCCGGGCCTATGTCTTCGAGGCGCACCGGGACGTGATGGGGCGCCTGCGGGTGACTCAGCGCGCCGAGTGGTGCATGGCGGGCATCGCCGCCCGCAGCCAGATGCCCGGAGAAATTGCCCTGGAGGAAGAGCTCTTCCCGGAGCAGGCGGCCCTGCTGTCCGCGGGCCAGCCGCTGCAGTTCCTGGCCTCGGAGACGCCCCCGCGCTTCCGGGCGGGCCTGGCCCGCCAGGGCATCCTGTCGGCGCTGCTGCTGCCCGTGCGGGTGAACGGGGAGGTGTTCGGCTTCATCGGCTTCGACAACTGCGTGGAGGCGCACCGCTGGGAGGCGGTGGCGGTGAGCCTGCTGGCGGGCGCGGCGGGCGCCCTGTCGCTGGCGCTGGAGCAGCGCTCCACGGATGCGCTCCGGGCCCGCGCGGAGGCCACGCTGCGGCGGACCGAGGCGGGGTTCCACCTGCTCATCGAGGGGTTCCCGGATCCGGTGATGGTGCACGCCAACCTGCACGTGCTCTACGCGAACCCGGCCGCGGTGCGCTACCTGGGGTACGAGGGCCAGGCGGGGCTCGTGGGGCTGCCCCTGCAGCGGCTGTTGCCCCTCAAGGACCAGGACTCGCTGATGCGGCACGTGGCCGAGGCCCGCAGCGGGCTGACGTCCGTGCGCGCCTCGGACGTGACGCTGATGCGCGCGGATGGGCAGGAGGTGGTGGCGGACATCGTCACCCTGGAGATGACCTTCGAGGGCTGGCCCGCCCTGGTCACCATCGCCAGGGACTTCACCGAGCGCAAGCAGATGCAGGCGCGGCTGATGCTCAGCGACCGCATGGCCTCCATGGGGACGCTGTCGGCCGGCATCGCGCACGAGCTGAACAACCCGCTCTCCTACGTCATCGCCAACCTGGAGTTCGTCCACGCCACGCTGCAGCCGGAGGAGTTCGACCTGGCGCGCGTGCCGGACTGGCGCCAGGCGCTCGAGGAGGCCCGCCAGGGCGCGGAGCGGGTGCGGCAGATTGTCCGCCAGCTCAAGACGTTCTCCCGCGTGGAGGAGGAGCGCCAGGAGCAGGTGGACCTGCACCGGGTGCTGGACTCGGTGGCGCAGATGGCCACCAGCGAGGTGAAGCACCGGGCCCGGCTGGTGAAGGAGTACGGACCGCTGCCCGCCATCACCGGCAACGACGGCAAGCTCTTCCAGGTCTTCCTCAACCTCGTCATCAACGCCGCGCACGCCATCCCCGAGGGCGGCGTGGACGAGAATGAAATCCGCCTGGTGACGGTGGAGGACGCGCGGGGCTGGGCGGTGGTGGAGGTGCGGGACACGGGCGGGGGCATCGCCCCCGAGAACCTCGGCCGCATCTTCGATCCCTTCTTCACCACCAAGCCCCAAGGGGTGGGCACCGGGCTGGGGCTGTCCATCTGCCTCACCCTGGTGCGCGCGCACGGCGGCGACATCACCGTGGAGTCCACGGTGGGCCGGGGCACGGTGTTCCGCGTGTCCCTGCCCCCGTCCCGGCACGAGCAGGGCACCCGCCCCGAGCCCGCGGTGGCGGCCGTGCCCACGCGCATGCGCGTGCTCATCGTGGACGACGAGCCCCAGGTGGCCGCCGCGCTGGGCCGGCTGCTGGAGGACCACGTGGTGGACATCGCCCACGGCGGGGCCCAGGGGCTGGATTTGCTGCTGCTCGGGGAGCAGTACGACGTCATCTTCTGCGACTTGCTGATGCCGGAGCTGACGGGCATGGACTTCCACGCCGAGGTGTCCGCCCGGCTGCCCGCGCTGGCCCACCGGTTCATCTTCATGACGGGCGGGGGCTTCACCCCCCGCGCGCGCGAGTTCCTCGCCAACGGCGCTCACCGCGTGCTGGACAAGCCCTTCGACAAGGCGGATGTCCAGCGGCTGATGATCGAAGTGCTCTCACACTGCCGGTAG
- a CDS encoding GAF domain-containing sensor histidine kinase — protein sequence MKSAPLPRNEEARLENLVSHGILDTPPEQGFDDLVRLASLFCAAPVALVSLIDQGRQWFKARVGTEATETPRDIAFCSHAILQEGLLVVPDARQDERFQDNPLVIGDPHIRFYAGTPLKSQGGHSLGTLCVIDSVPRELKPEQAEALRLLGRQVESQLQLRLHALELARREAESRSQRDALARMQRHKDELLQLVARDLQAPLSTIQTHASLMQVRPQIPDDARGAARDIRETAEGVQRLVGNLLEASREDSPLVPRLAEFDFTALMAEVARDFSMRTHGTHRQFTHGIRVTERLVTADRDLLRRAVENLLDNSFRFTALGSGKVALEATQPAPGLLEVRIRDEGPGIPSNTRPYVFETQLPEGVPSAARARASNSLGLAFSRRVIEAHGGWIWVEDNQPKGTLFCLRIPVRPANTQALAS from the coding sequence ATGAAGAGCGCCCCCCTGCCCAGGAACGAGGAAGCTCGCCTGGAGAATCTGGTCTCTCATGGCATCCTCGATACTCCGCCAGAGCAGGGGTTCGATGATCTGGTGCGGCTGGCGTCCCTGTTCTGCGCGGCCCCGGTGGCGCTGGTGTCGCTCATCGACCAGGGCCGCCAGTGGTTCAAGGCGCGCGTGGGGACCGAGGCCACCGAGACGCCCCGGGACATCGCCTTCTGCTCCCACGCCATCCTGCAGGAGGGGCTCCTGGTGGTGCCGGATGCCCGCCAGGACGAGCGCTTCCAGGACAACCCGCTCGTCATTGGAGATCCCCACATCCGCTTCTACGCGGGCACGCCCCTCAAGAGCCAGGGCGGGCACAGCCTGGGCACCCTGTGCGTCATCGACAGCGTGCCGCGCGAGCTGAAGCCGGAGCAGGCCGAGGCGCTGAGGCTGCTGGGCCGGCAGGTGGAGTCCCAGCTCCAGCTTCGCCTGCACGCGCTGGAGCTGGCGCGCCGCGAGGCCGAGAGCCGCTCCCAGCGCGACGCGCTCGCGCGGATGCAGCGCCACAAGGACGAGCTGCTGCAGCTCGTCGCGAGGGACTTGCAGGCGCCGCTGAGCACCATCCAGACGCACGCGTCGCTCATGCAGGTGCGGCCCCAGATTCCCGACGACGCGCGGGGGGCGGCGCGGGACATCCGGGAGACGGCCGAGGGCGTGCAGCGGCTGGTGGGCAACCTGCTGGAGGCCAGCCGCGAGGACTCGCCCCTGGTGCCCCGGCTGGCCGAGTTCGACTTCACCGCGCTCATGGCCGAGGTGGCGCGGGACTTCTCCATGCGCACGCACGGCACGCACCGCCAGTTCACCCACGGCATCCGGGTGACGGAGCGGCTCGTCACCGCGGACCGGGACCTGCTTCGGCGCGCGGTGGAGAACCTGCTGGACAACTCGTTCCGCTTCACGGCGCTGGGCAGCGGCAAGGTGGCGCTGGAGGCCACACAGCCCGCGCCGGGACTGCTGGAGGTGCGCATCCGCGACGAGGGCCCCGGCATTCCCTCCAACACCCGGCCCTACGTCTTCGAGACGCAGCTGCCCGAGGGCGTGCCCAGCGCCGCGCGCGCCCGGGCCAGCAACAGCCTGGGGCTGGCCTTCAGCCGGCGCGTCATCGAGGCGCACGGCGGGTGGATCTGGGTGGAGGACAACCAGCCCAAGGGCACCCTGTTCTGCCTGCGCATCCCGGTGCGCCCGGCCAACACCCAGGCCCTGGCCTCCTAG
- a CDS encoding histone deacetylase family protein, with product MRAWLRQWKRRLRPDRARVPVFYDEPYRLPLSRLGATHGLEPCQVDFTTGYLLEAGIIRAAELHRPRPVSYAQLARVHGASYLESLGAPETLARIFTVEPADVPVDTVLDAVRRICGGTLEAARLALSTGRPAVNMAGGFHHAAPDHGGGFCVLNDIAVALAALREEGFAGTVAVIDLDAHPSDGTAACLTGDPRVWVGSLSGSDWGQVPGAQEVLLAHGCGDAEYLAALEALLSRMPPAQLAFVIAGGDVLRGDRFGRLGLSLKGARRRDLAVARALHGVPSVWLPGGGYHAEAWKVFAGTVLVLNGWGHEPIDERFDPRGMLARHRSPLGARAPQQPWEAITLEDLEGALGFAHLDRPRLLGHYTEQSLEYVLFRSGVGPALERQGYGPPRVSVDVTAAGERLQLLGRAHGQEQVLVDCVLRRARVEDADVLFVDTLRGPPARGPVSAPAGDARREVQEMLRFMAQQLGLRGVALPAGAEGLPARGG from the coding sequence ATGAGAGCCTGGCTGCGGCAGTGGAAGAGGCGGCTGCGTCCGGACCGGGCGCGGGTGCCGGTCTTCTATGACGAGCCCTACCGGCTGCCGCTCTCCCGTCTCGGCGCCACCCATGGGCTGGAGCCGTGCCAGGTGGACTTCACCACCGGGTACCTGCTGGAGGCCGGCATCATCCGCGCCGCCGAGCTCCACCGCCCCCGGCCCGTCTCCTATGCGCAGCTGGCCCGGGTGCATGGGGCCTCCTACCTGGAGTCGCTGGGCGCGCCCGAGACGCTCGCGCGCATCTTCACCGTGGAGCCCGCGGACGTGCCGGTGGACACCGTGCTGGACGCGGTGCGGCGCATCTGCGGCGGCACGCTGGAGGCGGCCCGGCTAGCGCTCTCCACCGGGCGCCCCGCCGTCAACATGGCCGGGGGCTTCCACCACGCCGCGCCGGACCATGGCGGCGGCTTCTGCGTGCTCAACGACATCGCCGTGGCGCTCGCCGCCCTGCGCGAGGAGGGCTTCGCGGGCACCGTGGCGGTGATTGACCTCGATGCGCACCCCTCGGATGGCACCGCCGCGTGTCTCACGGGCGACCCGCGCGTCTGGGTGGGCTCCCTGTCCGGCAGCGACTGGGGCCAGGTGCCCGGCGCGCAGGAGGTGCTGCTGGCCCACGGCTGTGGCGATGCCGAGTACCTCGCGGCGCTGGAGGCCCTGCTCTCGCGCATGCCCCCCGCGCAGCTCGCCTTCGTCATCGCCGGGGGCGATGTGCTGCGCGGAGACCGCTTCGGCCGCCTGGGCCTCTCGCTGAAGGGGGCCCGCAGGAGGGACCTGGCCGTGGCGCGCGCGCTGCACGGCGTGCCCTCGGTGTGGCTGCCCGGGGGCGGCTACCACGCGGAGGCCTGGAAGGTGTTCGCCGGCACGGTGCTGGTCCTGAACGGCTGGGGCCACGAGCCCATCGATGAGCGGTTTGATCCGCGCGGCATGCTCGCGCGGCACCGCTCGCCGCTGGGGGCCCGCGCGCCGCAGCAGCCCTGGGAGGCCATCACCCTGGAGGACCTGGAGGGGGCGCTGGGCTTCGCGCACCTGGACCGTCCCCGGCTGCTGGGCCACTACACCGAGCAGTCCCTGGAGTACGTCCTGTTCCGCTCCGGCGTGGGGCCCGCCCTGGAGCGCCAGGGCTATGGCCCGCCGCGGGTGTCCGTGGATGTCACCGCGGCCGGCGAGCGCCTCCAGCTCCTGGGGCGGGCGCACGGGCAGGAGCAGGTGCTGGTGGACTGTGTCCTGCGGCGCGCGCGCGTGGAGGACGCGGACGTCCTGTTCGTCGACACGCTGCGCGGGCCGCCCGCGCGGGGCCCCGTCAGCGCCCCCGCGGGCGATGCGCGGCGGGAGGTGCAGGAGATGCTGCGCTTCATGGCCCAGCAGCTCGGCCTGCGGGGCGTGGCCCTTCCGGCCGGGGCCGAGGGGCTCCCGGCCCGCGGAGGCTAG
- a CDS encoding plasmid stabilization protein, translating to MPRGDKSKYTGKQKRRAEHIADSYVEHGTNTKEAKRRAWATVNAESHGGEKPGGSGYGKPETHQSSSRGGTRSQAGRTQAQRSAAAKKGAATRKRKTLQRATAAKRGAAKRTTAKKAAPAKRSTAKRGASKSKR from the coding sequence ATGCCTCGTGGGGATAAGAGCAAATACACCGGCAAGCAAAAGCGGCGCGCGGAGCACATCGCCGACAGCTACGTGGAGCACGGCACCAACACGAAGGAGGCCAAGCGCCGGGCGTGGGCCACCGTGAACGCCGAGTCGCATGGGGGCGAGAAGCCCGGGGGCTCCGGCTACGGGAAGCCCGAGACGCACCAGTCCTCGAGCCGGGGCGGCACCCGGAGCCAGGCGGGCCGCACCCAGGCCCAGCGCTCGGCCGCGGCGAAGAAGGGGGCGGCGACGCGCAAGCGCAAGACGCTCCAGCGCGCCACGGCCGCCAAGCGCGGCGCCGCCAAGCGCACCACCGCCAAGAAGGCCGCCCCCGCCAAGCGGAGCACCGCCAAGCGCGGCGCCTCCAAGAGCAAGCGCTGA